A DNA window from Buttiauxella agrestis contains the following coding sequences:
- the phnG gene encoding phosphonate C-P lyase system protein PhnG, with product MDAPHFDTAQRQQWMAVLAHSLPQELAAIWAEQNLNPEYQVIRKAETGLAQIQARMGATGQRFFAGDATLTRAVVQLANGTYGYSYLLGRDKAHAERCAVIDALMQEKVRFQTLQETVIAPLAANREQRLAARRTQINSSRVDFFTLVRGDNA from the coding sequence ATGGACGCACCGCATTTTGACACCGCACAGCGCCAGCAGTGGATGGCCGTGCTCGCCCACAGCCTGCCGCAAGAGTTGGCCGCCATTTGGGCAGAACAAAATCTCAACCCTGAATATCAAGTTATCCGCAAGGCCGAAACCGGACTTGCACAAATTCAGGCGCGAATGGGCGCAACCGGGCAACGCTTTTTTGCCGGTGACGCCACGCTCACCCGCGCCGTGGTGCAGCTCGCCAACGGGACTTACGGCTACAGCTACTTATTAGGGCGCGACAAAGCCCACGCCGAACGCTGTGCCGTGATCGACGCGCTAATGCAGGAAAAAGTTCGATTTCAGACTTTACAAGAAACCGTCATTGCGCCTCTGGCCGCAAATCGCGAACAGCGTTTAGCTGCTCGCCGCACCCAAATTAACAGCAGCCGAGTCGACTTCTTCACTCTGGTTCGCGGAGATAACGCATGA
- the phnH gene encoding phosphonate C-P lyase system protein PhnH has product MTLMTAFNLPVQDAQQSFRRLLKAMSEPGVIVALHSLQHGWKPLNVASTSVLLTLADNDTPVWISDALSNDVTLQNVRFHTNASISLTPEHAQFAVADAEITAGQLNALAQGTDVAPDTSATLILQVPSLSGGRMLRLTGAGIREERMIAPQLPDCVIHELTERPHPFPLGIDLILTCGDRLLAIPRTTHVEVC; this is encoded by the coding sequence ATGACCCTGATGACCGCTTTCAACCTGCCCGTCCAGGATGCCCAACAGAGTTTCCGTCGCCTGCTAAAAGCGATGAGCGAGCCGGGCGTAATCGTCGCACTGCATTCCCTGCAACATGGCTGGAAACCGCTGAATGTCGCCTCCACCAGCGTGCTGCTGACGCTTGCCGATAACGACACTCCGGTGTGGATTAGCGACGCGCTGAGCAATGACGTCACGCTGCAAAATGTCCGATTTCATACAAATGCTTCAATTTCCTTGACGCCTGAGCACGCGCAGTTTGCCGTTGCCGACGCAGAAATCACCGCCGGGCAGCTCAACGCGCTGGCGCAAGGCACAGACGTCGCCCCCGACACCAGCGCGACGCTGATTTTGCAGGTGCCGAGCCTGAGCGGCGGGCGCATGTTGCGCTTAACCGGCGCGGGTATTCGCGAAGAACGCATGATTGCCCCACAACTGCCGGACTGCGTGATCCACGAACTCACCGAACGCCCGCACCCGTTCCCGCTGGGCATCGACCTGATTCTCACCTGCGGCGACCGCCTGCTGGCAATCCCTCGCACCACTCATGTGGAGGTGTGCTGA
- a CDS encoding carbon-phosphorus lyase complex subunit PhnI: MYVAVKGGEKAIAAAHQLQEHNRRGNQNQAELSVAQIEQQLGLAVDRVMTEGGIADRELAALAIKQASGDMVEAIFLLRAYRTTLPRLAVSEPLNTAEMRIERRISAVYKDVPGGQLLGPTYDYTHRLLDFTLLANGEAPQLKTADDHAEPAPHVFSLLAKQGLAKAEEDNGEKPDDITRQPPVYPCSRSSRLQQLVRGDEGYLLALAYSTQRGYGRNHPFAAEIRSGYVDMEIVPEELGFAVNIGELLITECEMVNGFVAPENEDPHFTRGYGLVFGMSERKAMAMALVDRALQAPDYDETVAGPAQDEEFVLAHADNVEAAGFVSHLKLPHYVDFQAELELLKRLQKERHRD; the protein is encoded by the coding sequence ATGTACGTCGCCGTCAAAGGGGGCGAGAAGGCAATAGCCGCCGCCCATCAATTGCAGGAACACAACCGCCGTGGCAATCAAAACCAGGCCGAACTAAGCGTCGCGCAAATCGAGCAGCAGCTTGGCCTGGCAGTGGATCGCGTGATGACCGAAGGCGGCATTGCCGACCGGGAACTCGCCGCTCTCGCCATCAAACAGGCCAGCGGCGACATGGTCGAAGCCATCTTTCTGTTGCGCGCTTACCGCACCACGCTGCCACGCCTGGCGGTGAGCGAGCCGCTGAACACCGCCGAGATGCGCATCGAGCGCCGAATTTCTGCGGTCTATAAAGACGTGCCGGGCGGGCAATTACTCGGCCCGACTTACGATTACACCCACCGTCTGCTGGATTTCACCTTGCTGGCAAACGGCGAAGCGCCACAGCTTAAAACCGCTGATGACCACGCCGAACCCGCGCCGCACGTATTCAGCCTGCTGGCAAAACAGGGGCTGGCGAAAGCCGAAGAAGATAACGGCGAGAAACCTGACGACATCACCCGCCAACCGCCGGTTTACCCGTGTTCTCGCTCCTCGCGCCTGCAACAACTGGTGCGCGGCGACGAAGGTTATTTGCTGGCCCTCGCCTATTCCACTCAGCGCGGCTACGGACGCAATCACCCGTTTGCCGCAGAGATTCGCAGTGGCTATGTCGATATGGAAATTGTGCCGGAAGAGCTGGGTTTTGCAGTCAACATCGGCGAACTGCTGATTACCGAGTGCGAAATGGTCAACGGCTTTGTCGCCCCGGAAAATGAAGACCCGCACTTCACCCGCGGCTACGGGCTGGTGTTCGGCATGAGCGAACGCAAAGCGATGGCGATGGCGCTGGTTGACCGCGCGCTGCAAGCGCCGGATTACGACGAAACGGTGGCAGGCCCGGCGCAGGACGAAGAGTTTGTGCTGGCCCACGCTGATAACGTCGAAGCCGCCGGGTTTGTCTCGCACCTGAAACTGCCGCACTACGTCGATTTCCAGGCCGAACTGGAACTGCTCAAACGTCTGCAAAAGGAACGTCATCGTGACTAA
- the phnJ gene encoding alpha-D-ribose 1-methylphosphonate 5-phosphate C-P-lyase PhnJ, with product MTKALSGYNFAYLDEQTKRTLRRAILKAVAIPGYQVPFGGREMPMPYGWGTGGIQITASVIGENDVLKVIDQGADDTTNAVSIRNFFKRVTNVATTESTADATLIQTRHRIPETPLTEDQILIYQVPIPEPLRFIEPRETETRTMHALEEYGVMQVKLYEDIARFGHIATTYAYPVKVNERYVMDPSPIPKFDNPKMDMMPALQLFGAGREKRIYAVPPFTRVESLDFDDHPFTVQQWEEPCAICGSHHSYLDEVVLDDAGNRMFVCSDTDFCRQNSEAASS from the coding sequence GTGACTAAGGCACTCTCCGGCTACAACTTTGCTTATCTGGATGAACAAACCAAACGCACCCTGCGTCGCGCCATTCTCAAAGCGGTCGCGATTCCGGGTTATCAGGTGCCGTTTGGCGGGCGAGAAATGCCGATGCCCTACGGCTGGGGAACCGGCGGCATCCAGATCACCGCCAGCGTGATTGGCGAAAACGACGTGCTGAAGGTGATTGACCAGGGCGCAGACGACACCACCAACGCGGTGTCGATTCGCAACTTCTTCAAGCGCGTCACCAACGTGGCGACCACCGAATCCACCGCCGACGCCACGCTGATTCAGACGCGCCACCGCATCCCGGAAACGCCGCTGACGGAAGATCAAATCCTGATTTATCAGGTGCCGATCCCTGAGCCGCTGCGCTTTATCGAACCGCGTGAAACCGAAACCCGCACTATGCACGCGCTGGAAGAATACGGCGTGATGCAGGTGAAACTGTACGAAGACATCGCCCGTTTCGGCCATATCGCCACCACTTACGCCTACCCGGTGAAAGTGAACGAACGCTACGTGATGGACCCGTCGCCAATCCCGAAATTCGACAACCCGAAAATGGACATGATGCCCGCGCTACAACTGTTCGGTGCCGGGCGTGAAAAACGCATCTACGCGGTGCCGCCGTTCACCCGCGTCGAAAGCCTCGATTTTGACGACCATCCGTTTACCGTCCAGCAGTGGGAAGAACCTTGCGCGATTTGCGGCTCGCACCACAGCTACCTTGACGAAGTGGTGCTCGACGACGCGGGCAACCGCATGTTCGTCTGCTCCGATACCGATTTCTGCCGCCAGAACAGCGAGGCCGCAAGCTCATGA
- the phnK gene encoding phosphonate C-P lyase system protein PhnK, whose protein sequence is MTQPLLSVNNLTHLYAPGKGFSDVSFELYPGEVLGIVGESGSGKTTLLKSISARLAPQNGEVVYLDSSLYDMSEGERRRLLRTEWGVVHQHAMDGLRRHVSAGGNIGERLMATGARHYGDIRATAERWLEEVEIPASRIDDLPTTFSGGMQQRLQIARNLVTHPKLVFMDEPTGGLDVSVQARLLDLLRGLVRELNLAVVIVTHDLGVARLLADRLLVMKQGKVVESGLTDRVLDDPHHPYTQLLVSSVLQN, encoded by the coding sequence ATGACTCAACCCTTACTTTCGGTCAATAACCTGACCCATCTGTACGCACCGGGCAAAGGCTTCAGCGACGTGTCATTCGAGCTTTATCCTGGCGAAGTGCTGGGGATTGTCGGCGAATCTGGCTCCGGTAAAACCACGCTGCTGAAATCCATTTCCGCACGCCTCGCCCCACAGAATGGCGAAGTGGTGTATCTCGACTCGTCACTGTACGACATGAGCGAAGGCGAGCGCCGCCGCCTGTTGCGCACCGAGTGGGGAGTGGTTCACCAGCATGCGATGGACGGCCTGCGCCGCCATGTTTCCGCGGGCGGCAACATCGGCGAGCGTTTAATGGCAACCGGCGCACGCCATTACGGTGACATTCGTGCCACCGCCGAGCGCTGGTTAGAAGAGGTGGAAATCCCGGCTTCGCGCATCGACGACCTGCCGACCACCTTCTCCGGCGGGATGCAGCAGCGTTTGCAAATCGCCCGCAACCTGGTGACGCACCCGAAACTGGTGTTTATGGACGAGCCAACCGGCGGGCTGGATGTTTCGGTGCAGGCGCGTTTGCTCGACCTGCTGCGCGGCCTGGTGCGTGAGCTCAACCTGGCGGTGGTGATTGTCACCCACGATTTGGGCGTGGCGCGTTTGCTGGCCGACCGCCTGCTGGTGATGAAACAGGGAAAAGTGGTGGAAAGCGGCCTGACCGACCGTGTGCTGGACGATCCGCACCACCCGTATACCCAGTTGTTGGTGTCATCGGTGTTGCAGAACTGA
- the phnL gene encoding phosphonate C-P lyase system protein PhnL, translating to MYRLRVENLSKTFVLHHQHGIRLPVLANASLEVESGECVVLHGHSGSGKSTLLRSLYANYLPDQGHIWVKHNDEWLDIVQAPARDVLAVRRQTIGWVSQFLRVIPRISALEVVMQPLLDLGVSRDVCEDKASMLLTRLNVPERLWNLAPSTFSGGEQQRVNIARGFIVDYPILLLDEPTASLDAKNSAAVVDLILEAKARGAAVVGIFHDESVRNQVADRLHNMATVEAKNDH from the coding sequence ATGTACAGATTACGGGTTGAAAACCTCAGCAAAACCTTTGTGTTACACCATCAACACGGCATCCGTTTGCCGGTGCTGGCGAATGCCTCGCTGGAAGTGGAATCCGGCGAATGCGTGGTGCTGCACGGCCATTCCGGCAGTGGGAAATCCACTTTGCTGCGCTCGCTGTACGCCAACTATTTGCCTGACCAGGGCCATATCTGGGTCAAACATAACGACGAATGGCTCGACATTGTGCAGGCTCCGGCGCGTGACGTGTTGGCAGTGCGCCGCCAGACCATCGGCTGGGTGAGCCAGTTTTTGCGCGTCATCCCGCGTATTTCTGCGTTAGAGGTGGTGATGCAGCCGCTGCTGGATTTGGGCGTATCGCGTGACGTCTGTGAAGACAAAGCATCCATGCTGCTGACCCGTCTGAATGTGCCGGAGCGCCTGTGGAACCTGGCTCCATCAACGTTTTCCGGCGGTGAACAGCAGCGCGTAAACATCGCCCGTGGCTTTATCGTCGACTACCCGATTTTGCTGCTTGATGAACCGACGGCCTCGCTGGATGCGAAAAACAGCGCCGCTGTGGTGGATTTGATTCTGGAAGCCAAAGCGCGCGGCGCGGCAGTGGTCGGGATTTTCCACGACGAAAGCGTGCGCAACCAGGTCGCAGATCGTTTACACAATATGGCAACCGTTGAGGCCAAAAATGATCATTAA
- the phnM gene encoding alpha-D-ribose 1-methylphosphonate 5-triphosphate diphosphatase translates to MIINNVKLVLENEVVNGSLEVADGVIRNFADSPSQLPQAQDGEGGWLLPGLIELHTDNLDKFFTPRPKVDWPAHSAMSSHDALMVASGITTVLDAVALGDVRDGGDRLENLEKMINAVMDSQARGVNRAEHRLHLRCELPHHTTLPLFQQLIDRGGVSLVSLMDHSPGQRQFSNLVKYREYYQGKYQLNDADMDRYEAEQLALAERWSQPNRLAIAAVCRARNISLASHDDATRAHVAESHELGSVIAEFPTTLEAAQASRQHGLSVLMGAPNIVRGGSHSGNVAAHELAQVGLLDILSSDYYPASLMDAAFRVAFEETNPFTLPQAVALVTHNPAKALNLDDRGQLAEGKRADMVLAHQHGDHIHIGRVWRQGIRVF, encoded by the coding sequence ATGATCATTAATAACGTCAAGCTGGTGCTGGAAAATGAAGTGGTTAACGGTTCGCTGGAAGTGGCTGACGGTGTGATCCGTAATTTTGCCGACAGCCCAAGCCAGTTGCCGCAGGCGCAAGATGGCGAAGGCGGCTGGCTGCTGCCAGGGCTTATCGAGTTGCATACCGACAACCTCGACAAATTCTTCACCCCGCGGCCAAAAGTCGACTGGCCCGCGCATTCGGCGATGAGCAGCCACGATGCCTTAATGGTGGCGAGCGGCATCACGACCGTGCTGGACGCGGTGGCCCTTGGCGATGTGCGCGACGGCGGCGACCGTCTGGAAAACTTAGAGAAAATGATTAACGCGGTGATGGACAGCCAGGCGCGTGGTGTAAACCGCGCCGAGCACCGCCTGCATCTGCGCTGCGAACTACCGCACCACACCACGCTGCCGCTGTTCCAGCAGTTGATCGACCGTGGCGGCGTGTCGCTGGTGTCGTTGATGGACCATTCGCCAGGCCAGCGTCAGTTCTCCAATCTGGTGAAGTATCGCGAATATTATCAGGGAAAATATCAGCTTAACGACGCCGACATGGACCGCTATGAAGCGGAACAGCTGGCGCTGGCTGAACGCTGGTCGCAACCCAACCGCCTGGCGATTGCAGCCGTTTGCCGCGCACGCAATATTTCGCTCGCCAGTCACGACGACGCCACCCGTGCGCACGTCGCAGAATCTCATGAACTGGGCAGCGTCATCGCCGAATTCCCGACCACGCTGGAAGCCGCACAGGCGTCGCGCCAGCATGGTTTGAGCGTATTAATGGGCGCACCGAATATCGTGCGAGGCGGGTCGCATTCCGGCAACGTGGCGGCACATGAACTCGCACAAGTTGGCCTGCTGGATATTCTCTCCTCCGACTATTACCCGGCGAGTTTGATGGATGCCGCGTTCCGGGTGGCTTTTGAAGAAACCAACCCTTTCACCCTGCCGCAGGCCGTGGCGCTGGTGACGCACAACCCGGCCAAAGCGCTGAATCTTGACGACCGTGGCCAGCTTGCGGAAGGCAAACGTGCCGATATGGTACTGGCGCATCAACATGGCGATCACATTCACATCGGCCGCGTCTGGCGTCAGGGAATACGGGTGTTCTGA